A single Suricata suricatta isolate VVHF042 chromosome 2, meerkat_22Aug2017_6uvM2_HiC, whole genome shotgun sequence DNA region contains:
- the RHOBTB1 gene encoding rho-related BTB domain-containing protein 1 isoform X2 — MVLWLLEWSDVVVLCFSIANPNSLNHVKTMWYQEIKHFCPRTPVVLVGCQLDLRYADLEAVNRARRPLARPIKRGDILPPEKGREVAKELGIPYYETSVFDQFGIKDVFDNAIRAALISRRHLQFWKSHLKKVQKPLLQAPFLPPKAPPPVIKVPECPSLGTSEAACLLDNPLCADVLFILQDQEHIFAHRIYLATSSSKFYDLFLMECEETPNWSEGAGEKEKERRDCQGQALSLEPDEEREEGTPRTPQANQWTSLSQNLSQQESLGPDGESLVLETQTLSDWSKGFLDMHKEMQVNPVSKRVGPVTVVRMDSSVHPGPFRTLLQFLYTGQLDEKEKDLVGLAQIAEILEMFDLRMMVENIMNKEAFMNQEITKAFHVRKANRIKECLSKGSFSDVTFRLDDGAISAHKPLLICSCKWMAAMFGGSFVESTNSEVYLPNINKMSMQAVLDYLYTKQLSPNLDLDPLELIALANRFCLPHLVALAEQYAVQELTKAAMSGVGIDGEVLSYLELAQFHNAHQLAAWCLHHICTNYNNVCSKFRKEIKSKSADNQEYFERHRWPPVWYLKEEDHYQRVKREREKEDIALNKHHSRRKWCFWNSSPAVA, encoded by the exons ATGGTTCTTTGGCTTCTAGAATG gTCTGATGTTGTGGTCCTCTGTTTCTCGATCGCTAATCCCAATTCCCTAAACCATGTGAAAACCATGTGGTATCAAGAAATCAAGCACTTTTGCCCTCGCACACCTGTTGTTCTAGTTGGCTGCCAGCTAGATCTCCGCTATGCTGATCTTGAAGCTGTTAACCGAGCCAGACGCCCTTTAGCGAG GCCCATAAAGAGAGGGGATATTCTGCCCCCAGAAAAAGGCCGAGAGGTTGCAAAGGAGCTGGGCATACCATACTATGAGACGAGCGTGTTTGACCAGTTCGGAATCAAGGACGTGTTTGACAATGCTATCCGAGCTGCACTGATCTCCCGCCGACACCTGCAGTTCTGGAAATCCCACCTAAAGAAAGTCCAGAAGCCTTTACTTCAGGCACCATTCCTACCTCCAAAAGCCCCTCCGCCGGTCATCAAGGTCCCAGAATGTCCCTCCCTGGGGACAAGCGAAGCTGCCTGTTTACTGGACAATCCTCTATGTGCCGACGTCCTGTTCATCCTTCAGGATCAGGAACACATCTTTGCACACCGAATTTACCTCGCTACCTCCTCTTCCAaattttatgatctttttttaatggaatgtgAAGAAACCCCAAATTGGAGTGAAGGAGCtggtgagaaagagaaggagagaagggattGCCAGGGACAAGCATTGAGCCTTGAACCAGATGAGGAGCGGGAGGAAGGAACGCCAAGGACACCTCAGGCCAATCAATGGACGTCCTTGAGCCAGAACCTGTCCCAGCAGGAGAGTCTGGGGCCGGATGGCGAGAGCTTGGTTCTGGAGACACAGACCTTATCTGACTGGAGCAAGGGGTTCCTGGACATGCACAAGGAGATGCAGGTCAATCCCGTTTCAAAGCGGGTGGGCCCCGTCACTGTGGTCAGGATGGACTCCTCCGTCCATCCAGGCCCTTTCCGGACCCTGCTGCAGTTTCTCTATACTGGACAACtggatgaaaaggaaaaggacttGGTGGGCCTCGCTCAGATTGCAGAGATTCTAGAGATGTTTGATTTGAGGATGATGGTGGAAAACATCATGAACAAAGAAGCcttcatgaaccaggagattacAAAAGCCTTTCACGTCAGGAAGGCCAATCGGATAAAAGAGTGCCTCAGCAAAGGGTCGTTCTCAG ATGTGACATTTAGGTTGGATGATGGAGCCATCAGTGCCCATAAACCGTTGCTGATCTGTAGCTGCAAGTGGATGGCTGCCATGTTTGGGGGCTCGTTTGTGGAAAGCACCAACAGTGAG GTGTATCTCCCGAACATAAACAAGATGTCAATGCAAGCGGTGTTGGATTATCTTTACACCAAGCAGTTGTCGCCTAACTTGGACCTGGACCCACTGGAATTAATTGCCTTGGCAAACAGATTTTGCCTGCCACACCTGGTTGCACTTGCAG AGCAGTATGCTGTTCAGGAGCTGACCAAGGCCGCGATGAGCGGCGTGGGCATCGACGGGGAAGTGCTCTCTTATTTGGAACTGGCCCAG TTCCACAATGCCCACCAGTTGGCGGCCTGGTGTTTGCACCACATCTGCACCAACTACAACAATGTTTGTTCCAAGTTCCGCaaggaaatcaaatcaaaatctGCAG ACAACCAGGAGTACTTTGAGCGGCACCGCTGGCCCCCTGTGTGGTACCTGAAAGAAGAAGACCACTACCAGCGCGTGAAAAGGGAACGAGAGAAGGAAGACATTGCACTAAATAAACATCACTCAAGACGAAAGTGGTGCTTCTGGAATTCATCTCCAGCAGTTgcctga